TCGATGTCATACCCGCTGACTTCGACTGCCCATTTTGCCAACTTACCGAATAATTCTGGTTTGTGCATAAATTTTTTTAATGGATATGTCGTTACTACGCATataggatgacattgaaagtaaggctttAACTTTCTAGATGCACTCAATAAAGCTACGGCCAATTTTTCTAGGTGGGAGTAGAGTTTCTCCGCATCCCTCAAAGTTCTACTAACATAATAAATCGAAAATTTCGTACCTTCTTCTTCTCGGACTAGAACTCCGCTTACCGCGACTTCAGACACCGCCAAATACAAGTACAGTTTTTCGTCTACCTTCAAGGTATGCAATAGAGGCGGGATCGATAAATACTTTTCAATTCTTCAAGGGCAATCTGACACTCCGATGTCCATACgaagtcatttttctttttaagcaATGAGAAAAATCGGTGGCTTTTATCCTAAGACCGAGAAATGAATCTGCTCAAGGCCGCAATCCTTCCGGTCAACCTCTGCACACCTTTTACATTCTCGACTACCCGGATATCCTCAACGGActtgatcttatccgggttgatttcaattcctcgATTTGACACCATAAAACCTAGGAACTTACGCGAACCTACTCCGAAGGTGCACTTCTCcaggttcagcttcatgttgtatttgcgtaGTATGTCGAAGGTCTCCTACAAAttcttcaaatggtcctctgtttccaaaGACTTAACTAGCATACCATCAATATAGACTTCCATTGTTTTACCTATTTATTTTTCGAACATTttgttaactaggcgttggtaggTAGCAACGACATTTTTTAAATCGAAAGGCATTATGTTATAGCAGTAAGTTCCGTACTTGGTTATGAAAAAAGTCTTTTCCTGATCTTTTGGGTTCATCCGAATCTGGTTGTACGCGGAGTAAGCGTCAAGAAAGCTTAGTATTGCATGGCCAGCTGTCGCATCGATCATGCGATCGATGTTAGGCAAAGGAAAGGAATCCTTTgggcatgctttgttcaaatcTTTGTAGTCCACACATATTCTAAATTTGTTACCCTTTTTAGGTACAACCACTACGTTAGCTAACCAATCCAGGTATTTAACCTCCCGGATGGATCCTATTTTCAATAACTTTGTTACCTCCTCCTTGACGAATTTATGTTTTACCTCGGCTATGCGACTCCGCTTTTGCTTACTGGGGTGAACTTCTTATCAAGACTCAGCCGATGTGTGGTGACCTCGGGAAGAATACCTATCATATCTAggtgggaccatgcaaaacaatcggcattagcttgaataAATTTGATTAATTTACTCCTGAGCTTCGAGGTTAATCCCGTGCCCAAGTATTCCTTTCTTTCCGGTAAATGGACGAACATAATGACTTGTTCAAGCTCTTTCACCGCCGACTttgttgcatccgagtcatcagGTAGTAGAAATGACCTGGGAACACTGAAATCATCCTCTTCCATATATGTCTTTGCTTCCCCTTCGGATCTGGCCAGATCAGCGTCCTGTGATTTCTATTTGGCATTTTTATATTTGTGCATGTCCTCGGGAATGGTTATCTTTAGTGTTTGAACCGCTTCTTCAACCGCGAACATTTATTTTGCTGCTGGTTGCTCTCCATGGATGTTTTTCACTCCCTCCAGGGTTGGGAATTTCAGCATCTGGTGCAAGGTCGAGGGTACCGCCCTCATGATGTGTAACCAGGGACTTCCGAGCAAGGCATTGTATCTCATCTCTCCATCAATGACATAAAACTTTATGTACTGAACAATGCCGGCAGCATTTACTGGTAGAGTGATTTCTCCTTTGGTAGTTTCGCAAGCCATATTAAACCCGTTGAGGACTCGAGTCGTTGGTATGATCTGGTGTCGCAGTCCTAGCTGTTTCACTACTTTCCATCGGATAATGTTGGTTGAACTACCTGGATAGATCAAAATACCTTTGAAATGAGTTTTATTTATAAGGACAGAAATAACCAAAGCATGattgtgtggttgaatgatgccctccacGTCTTTGTCGCTGAAGGATATAAATCCATCTGGTACATAGTCCCTGGTCCTCTTCTCTCGAGGTATTGAGAACTTCATCTTTTTCATCATCAGGCCTTGGGGTACTTCTACCCCACTGATGATCATGTTGATCACATGCTGGGGTTCCTCTGGTTCGGTCCTCTTGCTGGTTTCcctgtttttgaaatgattttttgctcgttcactcaggaattctcggagatgaccattctttaGAAGTCGTGCCACTTCATTCCTTAGCCCTTTTACAATCGTCGGTCTGGTGCTTATGAATACCATGGTATTCACATATCAGGTTTGGATCCCATTGCGAGGGGTCGGTTCGCAGAGGCCTTGGCCATCTCACGCCTTCAATATGACCAATCGCAACTACCATGCCTACCGAGTCGACATTGAAGTTATATTCGGATAACCTCAGATTTTCACCGGTGTCGGACCTCCCAACAGATCTGTTTCTGAACTGTAAACCCCTACTTCCCGAACAACGATCGCTTCGTCTTTCACTTCTCGCTGTATTGGGGCCAGGACCACTTCTTCCCTTATTTGATCTGAAGGTAGACCTTCCGGGTTGAGAGTATGGATGATATCTATCCCTTGATGGTTGAAATTTCGTTTCTAACATCCTCTTCAGTCTGTCCAAATTTTTTATCCGATTAATTGGACCTGATGGAAGCCCAagctgatcatcctccacccgtaTCTTGGATTCATacctgttatggacatccgcccaagTAATAGCTCTGAACTCCAATAGGTTCTCTTTCAGCTTGAGGGAAGCGTTGGAGCTCCGGGGGTTAAGTCCCTTTGCGAAAGCTTGAGCCGCCCACTCATCAAGAACCGGGGGCAGCAAAATTCTTTCCCTCTGGAACCTTGTAACGAACTCTCTGAGCCGTTCGTCGTCTTGTTGGCAGATTTTGAATATGTCGGCCTTTCTAGCCTTCACTTTCCGGGCCCCGGCATGAGCCTTCACGAAGGCGCCTGTGAGCAGCTCGAATGATGGAATAGAGTACTGGGGCAGCATGCAATACCATTGCATGGCTCGCTTAGTCAATGTCTCACCGAACTTTTTCAACATCACCGATTCGATTTCATCATCCTCCAGATCATTGCCTGTTATGGCGCATGTGTAAGTGGTTATATGTTCTTGTGGATCCATTGTTCCGTCATATTTAGGAATATCTGTCATTTTaaatctcttcgggatcaacttcggAGCCGCACTTGGCGGGAAAGGCCTCCGAACAATATACTTAGTTTCTGGCCTGGTCAGAATTGGAGGTGCCCCCGAAATTTGATCCACTCGGGAATTATAATCCTCCACCTTATTTTCGTTGGAGTCAATCCATTTAGACAGCGCCTCGAGCATCATTATCAGTTCGGACGGTTCGTTGGGCACAGGCCGTCCATGGTCACTGCTTATCTCCACTTCTCTCCTGGTCGGTGTTGTTACTCGGTTTGGCTCGCTACCTTGACCCCGTTGTTGTTCTTTTGGAGTTGGGATATGGCCTCTTGTTGTTGCAGCATAGTTATATGTTGTCCATGCAATAAATCATAAATCACCCATAAGTTAATCTCCTCTCCCGCGTCTCTGTTTGCCCTACGAGCAGTTCCCCTATTGACGGGCGTATCTCCACTATCATGAACGGCTACATTTGAGTTGGCGACACTCGCATCAGCAGGAGATCTTTGACCGGATCACTCAGTGGCATGATGTTCAACGATATCCCATTGTTGGGGTTATCGTCGTGGTTGTCATTATTCACGTTGTTTGCATTCGACATGTCGAAGTTAACctgaaatcaagaaaaaagacAAAAGAACAAGTGAAAGTCGAGTTGCAACaaatcaccactattatccttagccccacagtgggcgccaaactgtttaccccttaaaaaggtaacaattgaatttgtacgtggtttaaaggatatgcgGTTTGATTCATTTATAGAACAGAAAAATAACAGTAACGAAATTAAGATTGCAAGTAGAAAGGTATAAGATAGCCTAAGTGTTGATTGCAATGAATGGCTCGGACCGGAGCCTGAGCTACTCGAACCAATCTGTGGGAATCCTTATCTCTTTTATGTTTTATAGAATCTTGAGAACAAGTTGTTTTAGTATGAGCGTGTAGAAGATGGTGAAAAACAGATGCCTTATGAGGATTTACTCccccctatttatagtacaaGAATTTACATTCAACATGGTAACTAAATCAATCAAGGATAAGGATCCCCAAAATCTCGGGCTTGACAGCTGCTTGGCGTGCCTTGTGGAGTGAAATCCGCAACGGACCAGATTTCTCGCACTATCATCAACTGGACACACATCCTTCGGGAAATGCTGGGTTCGAATGCATGAGCCAGAAATGTTCCTATCCGGTTAGTCGAGCTCTATTATTTACTGCCCCTCGCTTTTCGTTCGGGCAATTGATCGTTGGGTCGGGAACGCAGaccccgatttttaccgtatacaacctAAATTACGAATTAAGAGTGCA
The nucleotide sequence above comes from Lycium barbarum isolate Lr01 chromosome 3, ASM1917538v2, whole genome shotgun sequence. Encoded proteins:
- the LOC132630640 gene encoding uncharacterized protein LOC132630640, encoding MTDIPKYDGTMDPQEHITTYTCAITGNDLEDDEIESVMLKKFGETLTKRAMQWYCMLPQYSIPSFELLTGAFVKAHAGARKVKARKADIFKICQQDDERLREFVTRFQRERILLPPVLDEWAAQAFAKGLNPRSSNASLKLKENLLEFRAITWADVHNRYESKIRVEDDQLGLPSGPINRIKNLDRLKRMLETKFQPSRDRYHPYSQPGRSTFRSNKGRSGPGPNTARSERRSDRCSGSRGLQFRNRSVGRSDTGENLRETSKRTEPEEPQHVINMIISGVEVPQGLMMKKMKFSIPREKRTRDYVPDGFISFSDKDVEGIIQPHNHALVISVLINKTHFKGILIYPGSSTNIIRWKVVKQLGLRHQIIPTTRVLNGFNMACETTKGEITLPVNAAGIVQYIKFYVIDGEMRYNALLGSPWLHIMRAVPSTLHQMLKFPTLEGVKNIHGEQPAAK